A single region of the Hyphomicrobiales bacterium genome encodes:
- a CDS encoding L,D-transpeptidase yields MGPSTRTAVAYSSTETPGTILIDTAQKMLYLVTASNRALAYRVGVGRDGFGWTGRVAIGAKAKWPDWRPPEEMKQREPNLPDLVPAGPLNPLGARALYLYKGGADTLYRIHGTNSADTIGGNVSSGCFRLTNADAIDLYDRVRVGARVIVY; encoded by the coding sequence CTGGGTCCGTCGACCCGCACCGCTGTCGCCTATTCCAGCACGGAAACCCCCGGAACGATCCTCATCGATACGGCGCAAAAGATGCTCTATCTCGTGACGGCCTCGAACCGTGCGTTGGCCTATCGCGTCGGCGTCGGCCGTGACGGGTTCGGCTGGACCGGTCGCGTCGCCATCGGCGCCAAGGCGAAGTGGCCCGATTGGCGGCCGCCCGAAGAGATGAAACAACGCGAACCGAACCTGCCGGACCTGGTGCCGGCCGGACCGCTCAATCCGCTCGGCGCGCGGGCCCTCTATCTCTACAAAGGCGGGGCGGACACCTTGTATCGCATCCATGGGACAAACAGCGCCGACACGATCGGCGGCAATGTCTCGTCGGGCTGCTTCCGCCTGACCAATGCGGACGCCATCGATCTCTACGATCGGGTGCGCGTGGGCGCCCGCGTCATCGTCTATTGA